The following are encoded together in the Malaya genurostris strain Urasoe2022 chromosome 3, Malgen_1.1, whole genome shotgun sequence genome:
- the LOC131434011 gene encoding uncharacterized protein LOC131434011, whose protein sequence is MLTKGSPTVNELEEALKLIVRCVQGEAFLPELRAIREGETHRFRCLHPFIDPVDGILRVGGRVKKAFIPYDSRHQMLLPAKHPFTELLIRHEHQNNLHAGQRALFAIVRRRFWPLQAKNVIRKVIRQCITCFRANPIKTTQLMGNLPSYRVQPSPAFFHTGVDYAGPFFIRALTQARKPMITKGYVCLFVCLSTRAIHLELVSSLTTDAFLATLRRFTGRRGPVSKIYSDNATNFIGAEAELEQLGKLFATDEHAKQLTEFCGSQSISWSFIPPRSPHFGGIWESGVKSVKYHLKRVVGSNKLTFEEFSTVLVQIEAVLNSRPLTPCSDDPNDLTAVTPAHFLVGRQMQSIPEPSYINLKLSTLSRWQLVQVIQQHFWKRWLAEYLPEMQNRQKWYKITKIRPGALVLINNPNVPPMQWPLGRIIRTHPGDDNIVRVVTIRTANGECKRGVTEISLLPLDREDILED, encoded by the coding sequence ATGTTGACAAAGGGGTCCCCGACAGTTAATGAACTCGAAGAAGCTTTGAAATTGATAGTACGATGCGTGCAAGGGGAAGCGTTCCTGCCGGAATTACGTGCGATAAGGGAAGGTGAAACGCATCGCTTCCGATGTCTTCATCCGTTTATTGATCCAGTCGATGGAATTCTGCGAGTTGGTGGCCGTGTGAAGAAGGCGTTCATCCCATACGACAGTCGCCATCAAATGCTACTACCAGCAAAACACCCATTCACCGAGTTGTTGATACGTCACGAGCACCAGAACAACTTACACGCAGGACAAAGGGCTTTATTTGCAATCGTACGCCGACGATTCTGGCCACTGCAGGCTAAGAACGTAATACGAAAGGTAATTAGACAGTGTATCACTTGCTTTCGAGCGAATCCGATAAAAACAACGCAGTTGATGGGAAATCTGCCGTCTTACCGAGTGCAACCATCTCCCGCTTTCTTTCACACCGGCGTTGATTATGCGGGACCGTTTTTCATTAGAGCACTTACACAAGCACGTAAACCGATGATTACGAAGGGATATGTATGCCTGTTCGTGTGTCTCAGTACACGCGCCATTCACCTAGAGCTTGTATCGAGTCTAACCACCGACGCTTTTCTTGCAACGTTGAGGCGCTTCACTGGACGACGAGGACCGGTGAGCAAAATCTACTCAGACAATGCGACAAACTTCATCGGAGCAGAAGCTGAGTTGGAACAGTTAGGAAAACTGTTTGCTACTGATGAACACGCTAAGCAACTGACAGAGTTTTGTGGAAGTCAATCGATTAGCTGGAGTTTCATTCCTCCGAGAAGTCCACACTTCGGTGGAATTTGGGAGTCGGGGGTCAAATCTGTCAAATACCATCTAAAAAGAGTCGTCGGCAGCAATAAACTAACTTTCGAGGAATTTAGTACTGTGCTAGTTCAGATCGAAGCAGTGCTCAACTCGAGACCGTTGACGCCCTGTTCCGATGATCCAAACGATTTAACCGCTGTTACTCCTGCACATTTCCTTGTTGGACGACAAATGCAATCGATTCCTGAGCCTTCGTACATCAATCTGAAACTTTCGACGCTGTCACGTTGGCAGTTAGTGCAAGTCATCCAACAGCACTTTTGGAAAAGGTGGCTTGCAGAGTATTTACCGGAGATGCAGAATCGCCAGAAGTGGTACAAAATCACCAAAATTAGGCCAGGAGCTTTGGTGCTTATCAATAATCCTAACGTTCCACCGATGCAGTGGCCCCTCGGTAGAATTATAAGGACACACCCCGGAGACGATAACATTGTTCGCGTCGTTACTATACGCACCGCCAATGGTGAATGCAAACGAGGCGTTACGGAGATATCACTACTACCGTTGGACAGAGAGGATATATTAGAGGATTGA
- the LOC131434010 gene encoding uncharacterized protein LOC131434010: MEESFKALVHQRGAVKGKLTRVKKALMHSDAVPNPNIRNVHFLKLHAKTVENCYIEYNAFQNQIYALPLSDERRHEQENHYVEFETLHSELTIQLNILLEDLMAKPQIQPGPSAVGNVVGPMVPVVAPQQFIPPLTVPLPTFDGTYEAWYSFKAMFQTVMARYATESPEIKLYHLRNALVGKAAGIIDQDVINNGDYDAAWAILIDRFEDKRLIIDKHIDAIFSLPRISKDSSIELRRMVDVCVKNVQALENLELAVDGLGEQMLINQLASKMDRDTRKVWETKQGPGELASYSDTIEFLKQRCRVMEKVDTNSVKVENTKAVRPMNKSKTLVVSNEQKCAMCNNSHELYKCEEFKKKSISDKYGLLRKSGSCFNCLGRGHRTADCSSMSTCRKCNKKHHTLLHPEETKTETAVNPSLAPQKKSEGGSRTEPATDGAPTVELVTKQQNVVLCASSNQSERQTLLTTAVVLVYGNDGILHSCRTLIDSCSQNNFVTERFAAQLALQNHYANYQVSGLNGGTTKIRKVVRTRIKSRVTNYSTELELLITPKITSDMPETSIDVTNWNLPTHIAFADPNFNKRGRIDMLLGAEIFWDLIKSKRITLAENLPSIRSTELGWVVGGVIPEHTPVIARTFCNVVDQNDFSNLLKRFWEIECAEELQRTSTATTDDCIQHFKNTHQRTTSGRFVVRLPFNERKNELGSSLQMATRRFLSLERRLDQSPELKAEYTTFLREYEKLGHMKCIEINSNECPGSAYYLPHHCVLRPDSATTRLRVVFDGSAKTSTGVSINDTLMIGPTVQSDLTSILLNFRCYRFVFTVDISKMFRQVLMNSEDTPFQRILWRDDRSQPLKIFELLTVTYGLASSPFHATMALSQLADDERKEFPLAAPVLRKSFYIDDALCGAHTIEGAQSLCQELLSLLKRGGFNAHKWCSNDPTILQEIPKHLWGTTFDVEDAFNMEIVKTLGVVWNAPLDWFSFRIQPLEEPIQTVTRKKVLSEIAKFFDPLGLGGPVVTSAKLIFREIGLLNLGWDDPIPDVLTARWREFRSQLPKLNDLEIPRWILSDGPNLVELHGFSDASDQAYGACLYTRLIHPNGTVTMKLICSRSRILPKKTGKLLREPNSLLLCFCPER, encoded by the coding sequence ATGGAAGAATCATTCAAAGCTCTCGTTCATCAGAGAGGAGCAGtaaaaggaaaactgacgcGAGTGAAAAAAGCACTTATGCATAGTGACGCCGTACCGAACCCGAACATTCGAAATGTGCATTTCCTGAAGTTACATGCGAAGACTGTTGAGAACTGTTACATTGAGTACAacgcatttcaaaatcaaatatatgCTCTACCCCTTTCTGATGAACGACGACATGAACAAGAAAATCACTATGTTGAGTTCGAAACTCTACATAGCGAGCTTACGATTCAGCTGAACATTCTACTAGAAGATTTGATGGCAAAACCACAGATACAACCAGGCCCTTCGGCTGTTGGAAATGTGGTTGGACCGATGGTTCCTGTCGTTGCACCCCAGCAGTTCATTCCACCGTTGACAGTTCCATTGCCCACTTTTGATGGAACGTACGAAGCATGGTATTCATTCAAAGCCATGTTTCAGACCGTTATGGCACGATACGCTACAGAATCACCAGAAATAAAATTGTACCATCTTAGAAACGCCCTTGTTGGAAAAGCAGCTGGAATAATCGACCAAGATGTCATCAATAACGGTGATTATGACGCTGCCTGGGCGATTTTGATTGATCGATTTGAAGATAAACGCTTGATAATCGATAAACACATCGATGCTATCTTCTCTCTACCAAGAATCTCGAAAGATAGTTCAATCGAACTTCGCAGGATGGTTGACGTTTGTGTCAAAAATGTCCAGGCATTGGAAAACCTTGAACTCGCTGTTGACGGTTTGGGAGAACAAATGCTGATCAATCAGTTAGCATCAAAAATGGATCGTGATACGAGAAAAGTTTGGGAAACGAAACAAGGCCCAGGAGAGTTGGCATCCTATTCGGACACTATTGAGTTCCTGAAACAACGATGCAGAGTTATGGAAAAAGTGGACACAAACAGTGTTAAAGTGGAAAATACAAAGGCTGTTCGGCCGATGAATAAATCAAAGACATTAGTGGTTTCGAATGAACAAAAGTGTGCAATGTGCAACAATTCTCATGAACTCTATAAGTGCGAAGAATTCAAGAAGAAGAGTATCAGTGATAAATATGGATTGCTTCGAAAGTCTGGATCTTGTTTTAACTGCCTGGGAAGAGGACATCGCACTGCCGATTGTTCatcgatgagtacatgtcgtaAGTGCAACAAAAAGCACCACACGTTACTGCATCCGGAAGAAACAAAGACAGAGACAGCTGTAAACCCATCACTTGCCCCGCAGAAAAAATCAGAAGGAGGTTCTCGAACAGAACCAGCAACAGATGGTGCTCCTACCGTTGAGCTggtaacaaaacaacaaaatgtGGTACTCTGTGCATCGTCTAATCAATCGGAGAGGCAAACTCTACTCACGACCGCAGTTGTTTTAGTCTATGGCAATGATGGCATTCTCCATTCTTGCAGAACACTCATCGACTCATGCTCTCAgaacaattttgtaactgaaCGATTTGCCGCACAACTGGCGCTTCAGAATCACTATGCGAATTATCAAGTCAGCGGTTTGAACGGAGGCACAACAAAGATTCGAAAAGTAGTACGCACAAGGATTAAGTCTCGAGTTACAAATTATTCAACCGAGCTTGAATTGCTAATAACCCCGAAGATTACAAGCGATATGCCGGAAACATCGATCGACGTGACAAACTGGAACCTTCCAACGCACATTGCGTTTGCGGACCCTAACTTTAATAAACGTGGTCGGATTGATATGCTGCTAGGAGCAGAAATTTTCTGGGACTTGATCAAATCAAAAAGAATTACTCTTGCTGAAAACCTTCCTTCGATTAGAAGCACTGAATTAGGTTGGGTGGTCGGAGGTGTGATACCTGAACACACACCGGTCATTGCGCGCACATTTTGTAACGTCGTTGATCAGAATGATTTCAGTAACCTACTTAAACGCTTTTGGGAGATCGAATGTGCCGAAGAGTTACAGCGAACGTCTACTGCGACTACTGatgattgtatacaacatttcaaGAACACTCACCAACGAACAACATCCGGACGGTTTGTAGTCCGTCTTCCTTTCAACGAGCGGAAGAACGAACTGGGAAGTTCACTTCAGATGGCAACCCGACGATTTTTATCTCTCGAACGACGCTTGGATCAATCCCCTGAATTGAAGGCTGAGTATACCACATTCCTTCGTGAGTACGAGAAACTCGGGCACATGAAATGCATTGAAATAAACTCGAACGAATGTCCAGGATCAGCATACTATTTACCACATCATTGTGTGTTGCGACCAGATAGCGCCACAACTAGGCTGCGGGTCGTATTTGATGGTTCGGCAAAAACTTCGACAGGAGTGTCTATCAATGATACACTCATGATTGGCCCAACCGTTCAAAGCGATTTGACATCTATACTACTGAATTTTCGCTGCTATCGATTCGTGTTTACAGTCGATATATCGAAAATGTTCAGGCAAGTTTTGATGAATTCTGAAGATACGCCTTTTCAGCGCATACTATGGAGGGATGATCGCTCACAACCTTTAAAGATCTTTGAACTGCTCACGGTGACATACGGATTGGCTTCATCGCCGTTTCATGCAACGATGGCACTCTCTCAGCTAGCCGATGACGAAAGGAAGGAGTTTCCACTTGCTGCACCCGTACTAAGGAAATCATTTTACATTGATGATGCCCTCTGCGGAGCGCATACAATCGAAGGGGCACAGTCATTGTGTCAAGAACTGTTGAGTTTACTTAAGCGTGGTGGCTTCAATGCACATAAGTGGTGCTCAAATGATCCCACCATCCTACAGGAAATTCCGAAACACCTCTGGGGTACTACTTTCGACGTTGAAGATGCATTTAATATGGAAATTGTAAAAACTCTTGGAGTAGTGTGGAATGCTCCTCTCGACTGGTTCTCATTTCGGATTCAGCCACTTGAAGAACCAATCCAGACAGTAACTCGCAAGAAGGTGCTTAGTGAAATAGCAAAATTCTTCGATCCTCTGGGTTTAGGCGGACCGGTTGTGACATCAGCGaaattgatttttcgagaaatcgGTCTACTGAATCTTGGCTGGGATGATCCCATCCCCGATGTTCTCACTGCAAGGTGGCGTGAATTCCGATCTCAACTACCAAAATTGAATGACCTAGAGATACCGCGATGGATACTCAGTGATGGACCGAATCTCGTGGAACTCCACGGGTTTTCCGATGCGTCAGACCAAGCGTATGGGGCGTGCTTGTATACGCGTCTCATTCATCCGAATGGCACTGTCACGATGAAGCTTATATGCAGCAGATCGAGGATTTTACCCAAGAAGACAGGAAAACTACTCCGCGAGCCGAACTCCTTGCTGCTCTGCTTTTGTCCCGAGAGGTAG